A genome region from Arachis duranensis cultivar V14167 chromosome 8, aradu.V14167.gnm2.J7QH, whole genome shotgun sequence includes the following:
- the LOC107462432 gene encoding chitin-inducible gibberellin-responsive protein 1: MDSQQLYSFGVTSAGLPYIPSFPTIPSSQPNRLLGSLKFDTGNSPNSPFSTHFDSDTLSAFSDSQDQQHSPGEILSGVSTSCNSPFETNHYLHTSVSSADSNRGSFQLYSARSSLLQNANCNQKIRNVLLELESALMAPDEEEVTTSNASMVESSGPTTSGQRNRSWSHDHYGSQFVQSQGSYVTGSRQTSEFEHVMKRQKSIVEASSPPGFPSGNLKQLLVACAEAMADGNMNDFDQLISKAKGAVSITGEPLQRLGAYMVEGLVARKEASGTGIYRALKCREPEGKDLLSYMQMLFEICPYLKFGYMAANGAIAEACRDEDHIHIIDFQIAQGTQWMTLLQALAARPRGPPHVRITGIDDPVSRYARGEGLEVVGKRLAMMSEKFRIPVEFHGVPVYAPDVTRDMLNIRSGEALAVNFPLQLHHTADESVDVNNPRDGILRLVKSLSPKVVTLVEQESNTNTTPFFNRFMETLDYYLAIFESIDVTLPRNSKERINVEQHCLARDIVNIVACEGKERVERHELFGKWKSRLTMAGFRQCPLSSYVNSVIRSLLRCYSEHYSLVEKDGAMLLAWKNRNLISASAWH; encoded by the coding sequence ATGGATTCACAACAGCTATATAGTTTTGGTGTGACAAGTGCAGGACTACCTTATATTCCATCCTTCCCCACAATTCCGTCGTCGCAACCCAACAGGCTTCTTGGATCCTTGAAATTTGACACTGGGAACTCGCCCAATTCGCCCTTTTCGACTCATTTTGATTCTGATACTCTTTCAGCCTTTAGTGATAGCCAGGACCAGCAGCACAGCCCTGGAGAAATCCTATCCGGCGTCAGCACCTCGTGCAACTCGCCTTTCGAAACCAACCATTACTTGCATACATCAGTCTCGTCTGCAGACAGTAATAGGGGCAGTTTTCAACTCTATTCTGCCAGGAGCTCTCTTCTGCAGAATGCAAATTGTAACCAGAAAATTCGAAACGTGTTGCTGGAATTAGAATCTGCTCTGATGGCCCCGGACGAAGAAGAAGTCACTACATCGAATGCTTCCATGGTTGAGAGCAGTGGACCAACAACATCTGGCCAAAGAAACAGGTCATGGAGTCATGATCATTACGGCTCGCAATTTGTTCAGAGCCAGGGATCATATGTAACTGGAAGCAGGCAAACAAGTGAGTTTGAACATGTTATGAAGCGCCAGAAATCGATAGTGGAAGCATCATCGCCCCCAGGTTTCCCCTCGGGAAATTTGAAACAATTGCTGGTTGCTTGTGCAGAGGCCATGGCTGATGGCAACATGAATGATTTTGATCAATTGATATCAAAGGCTAAAGGTGCTGTATCTATAACCGGTGAGCCATTGCAACGGCTCGGTGCTTACATGGTAGAAGGGCTGGTTGCTAGGAAGGAAGCATCAGGGACCGGCATCTATCGCGCCCTTAAGTGCAGAGAGCCGGAAGGCAAAGACTTACTTTCATACATGCAAATGCTGTTTGAAATCTGTCCCTATCTGAAATTTGGTTACATGGCAGCCAATGGAGCCATAGCCGAAGCGTGCCGAGATGAGGATCACATACACATAATAGACTTTCAGATTGCTCAAGGAACTCAATGGATGACTCTCCTCCAAGCTCTCGCCGCGAGACCTCGAGGACCTCCCCATGTGAGGATCACAGGGATTGATGACCCTGTTTCCAGGTATGCTCGTGGCGAAGGACTAGAGGTAGTTGGGAAAAGGCTGGCCATGATGTCTGAGAAATTTCGCATCCCGGTGGAGTTTCATGGAGTGCCGGTTTATGCTCCGGATGTGACCAGAGACATGCTAAATATCAGGTCCGGAGAGGCTTTGGCTGTGAACTTTCCTTTGCAACTTCACCATACTGCTGATGAGAGTGTTGATGTGAATAACCCAAGAGATGGAATCCTTAGACTGGTGAAGTCGCTTTCGCCCAAGGTGGTAACATTGGTGGAGCAGGAATCAAACACAAACACAACACCATTTTTCAACAGATTCATGGAGACCTTGGACTACTACTTGGCGATCTTCGAGTCTATTGATGTCACACTCCCAAGAAACAGCAAGGAGAGGATCAATGTGGAGCAGCATTGTCTGGCCAGGGATATTGTCAACATTGTGGCTTGTGAAGGGAAGGAAAGGGTCGAGCGCCACGAACTCTTCGGCAAGTGGAAGTCGAGGTTGACTATGGCCGGATTCCGGCAGTGTCCTTTGAGCTCCTATGTGAATTCTGTTATAAGAAGCCTTCTCAGGTGCTATTCTGAACACTATTCCTTGGTGGAGAAGGACGGAGCCATGTTGTTGGCATGGAAGAACAGAAATTTGATATCAGCTTCAGCATGGCACTGA